Proteins encoded by one window of Kribbella italica:
- a CDS encoding Uma2 family endonuclease, with amino-acid sequence METVQTLEPGEFTLADLDALPDDGMRYELVDGQLLVTPAPRPNHQRAVLQLAFQLKAACPDRLEVFVAPFTYRPTPLRSLQPDVLVCRSEDVGERGIEFRPLLLAVEILSPSTRMTDLILKRALYEDAGVESYWLFDPAAEELTVLEMTNGGYVERAVVAGDEVFAAELPFAVSIAPSDLVKPVNGT; translated from the coding sequence ATGGAAACCGTGCAGACACTGGAACCCGGCGAGTTCACCCTGGCCGACCTCGACGCCCTCCCCGACGACGGGATGCGCTACGAACTGGTCGACGGCCAACTGCTCGTGACCCCTGCACCACGCCCGAACCATCAGCGTGCGGTCCTCCAGCTCGCGTTCCAGCTCAAAGCCGCGTGCCCGGACCGGCTGGAGGTCTTCGTTGCCCCCTTCACCTATCGACCGACTCCTTTGCGATCGCTGCAGCCCGACGTCCTGGTGTGCCGCTCGGAGGACGTCGGCGAGCGAGGCATCGAGTTCCGTCCCCTGCTCCTCGCGGTCGAGATCTTGTCGCCCAGCACCCGAATGACCGACCTGATCCTGAAACGCGCCCTGTACGAAGATGCAGGCGTCGAATCGTACTGGCTGTTCGACCCCGCAGCCGAGGAACTGACCGTCCTGGAGATGACCAACGGCGGGTACGTCGAGCGCGCTGTTGTAGCAGGTGACGAGGTGTTCGCGGCCGAACTGCCGTTCGCCGTGTCGATCGCCCCCAGCGATCTGGTCAAGCCGGTCAACGGGACCTGA